The genomic region TCGCCTTTGACGATTGCAATACCGGAGCTGGCGCCAATACGTGTTGCACCTGCAGCAATCATAGCCTGTGCGTCCTCGAGGGACCGCACGCCGCCGGAGGCCTTGACGCCCACGTCCGGGCCCACGGTGCGCCGCATGAGGGCGATGTCCGCGGCGGTGGCTCCGCCGCCGTTGAAGCCCGTGGAGGTCTTGACGAAGTCGGCACCGGCCTCCACGGCCGCTTCGCAGGCCAGGACCTTCTGGTCATCGGTGAGCAGGGCAGTCTCGATGATGACCTTGAGGATCGCCTCTCCGGTGTGGACGGCCTCGGCGACGGCCTTGATGTCGTCCACCAGGGCGCCCCTGTCCGAAGCCCTGGCCGCAGCGATGTCGATGACCATGTCCACTTCGTCGGCGCCGTCCAGCACGGCCCCGCGCGCCTCAAACGCCTTGACATCGCTGGGCGTGGCGCCCAGCGGGAAACCCACCACGGAACAGGTGAGCACGCCGGTGCCCTTGAGGGCCGTCTTGACCGTCTTGACCCACACCGGGTTCACGCATACCGACTTGAACTTGTACTCGGCGGCCTCGGCACACACCTTGAGGATTTCCGCTTCGCTGGCCTCCGGCTTCAGCAGCGTGTGGTCGATGAAGGAAGCGATGCCCGGCGCCCCGCTACCCTCCCCTGGAGATCCTGCGGGGCTGGTCGCGGTGCCCGTTCCGGGGCTGGCTTCGTTGCTCATGCTGGTCCTTTCCATGGGCTTTTGGCCGAAGGCGCCCCGGGTGTCGCGGCGTCCTTGCGAACCATCCTGCCACAGCAGGAAAGCTAGGCAGCGGTGGCCAGCTGCCCCTCGGAAAGTGCCGCCATGAGCTCGGCCGCGCATGCGCCGGCAGCGGACCCGGACGCCACCAGCAGACCCAGCCGCACGCCGTCCAACGCTGCCGCATCCCCGATGGCCCAGATGCCCGGCACGGAGGAGCGGAAGTCGCGGCCGACGACGATCCCGCCGGCCGCCGCCGTCTTAACGCCGGCGGCTGCTGCCAGCCCGTCCCGGGGCGTGCGGTCCTCGGCGAGGACCACGAGGTCGCCGTTCATGCGGCTGCCGTCCTCGAACACAACGCCGGCGGCCGGCAGCACGGATCCGGCCAGTGTTGGCACGACGGCGGCGGGCCGGGCAGTGGTGCGGACCGGACGGACGCCGCGGGCGCGAAGCACCGCTTCGGCCTGTCCGGCGGCGGGACCGGTGCCCACCAGGATGCCGAGCGGCCTGCGGCCCAAGACCCTGGTGACTTCCTTGACGGCGTTGCCGATCTTGGCGGCGTCATCGATGGTGGAGTAGCTGAGGCAGCGACCGGAGCCGTCCACCGGCGAGTGCACCGGGGCCGAGCC from Arthrobacter globiformis harbors:
- the deoC gene encoding deoxyribose-phosphate aldolase, coding for MSNEASPGTGTATSPAGSPGEGSGAPGIASFIDHTLLKPEASEAEILKVCAEAAEYKFKSVCVNPVWVKTVKTALKGTGVLTCSVVGFPLGATPSDVKAFEARGAVLDGADEVDMVIDIAAARASDRGALVDDIKAVAEAVHTGEAILKVIIETALLTDDQKVLACEAAVEAGADFVKTSTGFNGGGATAADIALMRRTVGPDVGVKASGGVRSLEDAQAMIAAGATRIGASSGIAIVKGEQGSSAY
- a CDS encoding FAD-dependent oxidoreductase, whose amino-acid sequence is MSATAQFPSTATPSAKILIAGAGPAAQALVAQLAAVQFSGTVTVLSSHDDAPDDLLDLAALPFVSVRFGQPASHIDATARVVTTADGMEFSYDQLVIATGSAPVHSPVDGSGRCLSYSTIDDAAKIGNAVKEVTRVLGRRPLGILVGTGPAAGQAEAVLRARGVRPVRTTARPAAVVPTLAGSVLPAAGVVFEDGSRMNGDLVVLAEDRTPRDGLAAAAGVKTAAAGGIVVGRDFRSSVPGIWAIGDAAALDGVRLGLLVASGSAAGACAAELMAALSEGQLATAA